In a genomic window of Phragmites australis chromosome 14, lpPhrAust1.1, whole genome shotgun sequence:
- the LOC133890708 gene encoding serine/threonine-protein kinase/endoribonuclease IRE1-like → MSYLIYPVNGNGNENGTELLEVYNGNDEKLPWKLEDFVARTPYIRDSVVTIGSKASTIFVVNAGNGEIIYKRSIPAALNELEGPVVEGTPSKLNAGTSDDSANIIVLMRTDYSLSASDLGKHLFNWTRTSFTANYYMKYNHPDMLDQPSFLRGDIPCIRTEGVPCGLPLPDSSSATAIVLRDATTVISRDGADVLKPLQTLKKSPQTAGKSNVVLDGAQNQTYDSALSHFFSADPEVNNKFTKSAYRWLFLVLPLLMVIGCLLSLISASKYCRQFVFQLMKPFMREKKPMDIRGRSEGTPKRRKARKKDELIKSHENLSASDKESSETGGSTETPIKETSALSNKGITDSLDGRQIGKLYVSNKEIGRGSNGTVVFEGSYDGRQVAVKRLLRSHNDTAEIETRNLILSDWDPNIIRLYSFDHDSDFIYISLERCHCSLADLIQKHSYSFSGEPIVNNEVAISTRSNISNVEGIDVELWAQDGLPSAQLLKLMRDVVAGLVHLHNLGIVHRDLKPHNVLISTEGPIRAKLSDMGISKRLQEDMTSVSHHGTGFGSSGWQAPEQLHHGRQTRAMDLFSLGCLIFYCITKGKHPFGEYYEWDMNILNNHFDLFVVDYIPEAVHLISQLLQPNPEMRPKAVYVMHHPLFWSPELRLQFLRDTSDRIEKTSETDIINAMESIGPVAFGGKWGGKLDASLVTDMGRYRKYNFESTRDLLRYIRNKSGHYRELSEDLKALLGSLPEGFDRYFSSRFPKLLIEVYKVMCVHCKDEEAFSKYLNGSSV, encoded by the exons ATGAGTTATCTCATATATCCTGTGAACGGAAATGGGAACGAGAATGGGACTGAGCTTTTGGAAGTTTATAATGGGAACGATGAG AAACTTCCGTGGAAATTGGAGGATTTTGTCGCCAGAACTCCATACATACGGGATTCCGTTGTTACTATTGGGTCAAAAGCTTCAACTATTTTTGTTGTTAATGCTGGTAACGGTGAGATTATTTACAAGCGCAGCATTCCAGCCGCCTTGAATGAATTGGAAGGGCCAGTGGTTGAAGGAACACCATCCAAGTTAAATGCTGGTACAAGTGATGACAGCGCTAATATCATAGTGCTCATGAGAACTGATTATTCTCTCAGTGCATCAGATCTTGGCAAACATTTGTTTAACTGGACAAGAACTTCTTTCACTGCAAACTACTATATGAAATACAACCACCCTGACATGCTTGACCAACCGTCCTTTCTGCGAGGTGATATTCCTTGCATCAGAACTGAGGGTGTGCCATGTGGACTTCCTTTACCTGATTCAAGTTCAGCTACTGCAATTGTCTTGAGAGATGCGACCACAGTTATCTCCAGGGATGGTGCTGATGTTCTGAAACCACTTCAAACCTTGAAGAAGTCACCACAAACTGCTGGCAAGTCTAATGTGGTCTTGGACGGTGCTCAAAATCAAACTTATGACAGTGCTCTGTCTCATTTCTTCTCTGCTGATCCTGAAGTAAACAATAAGTTCACTAAAAGTGCTTACAGATGGTTATTCCTTGTGCTTCCTTTATTGATGGTCATAGGTTGTCTGTTGAGCTTGATCTCTGCAAGCAAGTATTGCAGGCAATTTGTGTTTCAGCTTATGAAGCCATTCATGCGTGAAAAGAAACCAATGGACATTAGAGGGAGGTCGGAAGGAACACCTAAGAGAAGAAAAGCACGGAAGAAAGATGAACTTATCAAAAGCCATGAGAACTTGTCAGCATCTGACAAGGAGAGCAGTGAAACTGGTGGGTCAACTGAGACACCAATTAAGGAAACTTCTGCACTATCGAATAAGGGGATCACAGATAGCCTTGATGGTCGTCAGATTGGTAAACTCTATGTCTCCAATAAAGAAATTGGTAGAGGGAGCAATGGCACAGTTGTTTTTGAGGGATCTTATGATGGTCGTCAAGTTGCTGTGAAACGTTTGTTGCGTTCCCACAATGACACAGCTGAAATAGAGACACGGAATCTTATTTTATCTGATTGGGATCCTAATATTATTAGACTGTACAGTTTCGACCATGACAGTGATTTCATTTATATTTCCCTTGAGAGGTGCCACTGCAGCTTGGCTGATCTAATCCAAAAACACTCCTATTCGTTTTCTGGAGAACCTATTGTGAACAATGAAGTTGCTATCAGCACCAGGTCAAATATTTCAAATGTGGAGGGAATAGATGTGGAATTGTGGGCGCAGGATGGGCTTCCTTCGGCACAACTCCTAAAGCTGATGAG AGATGTGGTTGCTGGTCTTGTGCATTTGCATAACTTGGGGATTGTACATCGTGATTTAAAGCCTCATAATGTCTTAATAAGCACAGAAGGACCTATTAGAGCTAAGCTTTCTGATATGGGTATCAGTAAGCGCCTGCAAGAGGACATGACTTCTGTTAGCCATCATGGCACAG GATTTGGAAGTTCTGGTTGGCAAGCACCTGAACAGCTTCATCATGGTCGTCAAACTCGTGCAATGGATCTGTTTAGTTTGGGCTGCCTTATTTTCTATTGTATCACTAAAGGCAAGCATCCGTTTGGTGAGTACTATGAATGGGACATGAACATTCTAAACAATCACTTTGATCTCTTTGTGGTGGATTACATACCAGAAGCAGTACATCTTATTTCTCAGTTGTTACAACCAAATCCAGAGATGAG ACCAAAGGCAGTATATGTGATGCATCATCCACTCTTCTGGAGCCCTGAATTGCGCCTTCAATTTCTAAGAGATACCAGTGACAGAATTGAGAAAACCAGTGAGACTGACATCATAAATGCAATGGAAAGCATAGGACCTGTGGCATTCGGTGGAAAATGGGGAGGTAAACTGGATGCTTCTTTGGTTACAGACATGGGTCGTTACAGAAAATATAACTTTGAGTCCACGCGTGACCTTTTGAGGTATATCAGAAATAAGTCAGGTCATTACAGAGAGCTTTCAGAGGATCTCAAG GCGTTACTTGGGTCACTGCCGGAGGGCTTTGATCGCTATTTCTCAAGTCGATTCCCAAAGCTGCTAATTGAAGTCTACAAGGTCATGTGTGTGCACTGCAAGGATGAGGAAGCTTTCAGTAAATATTTAAATGGAAGCTCGGTATAA
- the LOC133891411 gene encoding protein SET DOMAIN GROUP 40-like: protein MEALLRWAAEMGVSDSPSLASPSGATSSSSSSCLGRSLVVAEFPDAGGRGLAAAHDLRRGELMLRAPRAALLTSDRVTADNPRIGACVSAHRPRFSSVQILILCLLAEVGKGKDSVWYPYLSQLPRYYTILATFNDFEVEALQIDNAIWVAQKAIRAIILDWEEATPLMKELEFKPKLLILKSWLWAFATVSSRTLHIPWDDAGCLCPVGDLFNYAAPDDDTSLEEEDAAEVMNCQQKNKMSDSSKRLTDGGYEDANGYCFYARKKYRKGEQVLLGYGTYTNLELLEHYGFILDENPNEKTFIQLDLDICSVGTWPKDSMYIQPNGHPSFALLCALRLWTTAANRRKAISYQIYSGSLVSTENELEIMKWLISKCEETLQQLPTTVEFDESLLIFLRKIQNSTSWRTDVKQSCFEQEFAVFLRVHRVELDCSDLGPLPARLLRSLERWELAVRWRCNYKKTLTKCILYCASSVHELSLQRNQQ, encoded by the exons ATGGAGGCGCTCCTCCGGTGGGCGGCCGAGATGGGCGTCTCCGACTCGCCGTCCCTGGCCTCCCCctccggcgccacctcctcctcctcctcgtcctgccTCGGCCGCTCGCTCGTTGTCGCCGAGTTCCCCGACGCCGGCGG GAGGGGATTGGCGGCGGCGCACGACCTCCGGCGCGGCGAGCTGATGCTGCGCGCGCCCCGCGCCGCGCTGCTCACGAGCGACCGCGTCACGGCCGACAACCCCAGGATCGGCGCCTGCGTCAGCGCCCACCGgccccgtttctcctccgtccag ATACTGATCTTATGCTTATTGGCTGAAGTGGGGAAAGGGAAGGATTCTGTCTGGTACCCTTATTTGTCTCAGCTTCCCCGCTACTACACTATCTTGGCTACCTTCAATGATTTTGAAGTTGAAGCTCTCCAA ATTGATAATGCTATTTGGGTGGCACAAAAGGCTATTCGTGCCATAATACTAGACTGGGAAGAAGCTACACCACTAATGAAAGAATTGGAGTTCAAACCTAAGCTTTTGATACTTAAATCCTGGCTCTGGGCGTTTGCAACG GTATCTTCACGCACATTACATATTCCATGGGATGATGCTGGTTGCCTATGTCCTGTTGGTGATTTGTTCAATTATGCTGCCCCTGATGATGATACTTCATTGGAGGAAGAAGATGCAGCTGAAGTTATGAATTGCCAGCAGAAAAATAAGATGTCGGATTCATCTAAGAGACTAACAGATGGTGGATATGAAGATGCTAACGGATACTGTTTTTATGccagaaaaaaatatagaaaggGAGAGCAG GTTCTTCTTGGCTATGGGACATACACGAACTTGGAACTTCTTGAGCACTATGGTTTTATTTTGGATGAGAACCCTAATGAGAAAACTTTCATCCAATTAGATTTGGATATTTGCTCGGTCGGTACTTGGCCAAAAGATTCGATGTATATTCAACCAAACGGACACCCCTCATTTGCATTGTTGTGTGCATTAAGGCTATGGACAACTGCTGCAAATCGCCGAAAGGCCATTAGTTATCAGATTTACTCTGGATCATTGGTTTCTACTGAAAATGAGCTGGAGATTATGAAATGGTTAATCAGCAAATGTGAAGAAACTTTGCAGCAGTTACCTACAACTGTTGAATTTGATGAAAGTCTGCTCATCTTTTTACGCAAAATACAGAACAGCACCAGCTGGAGGACAGATGTGAAGCAGTCATGTTTTGAGCAGGAGTTTGCTGTATTCCTCCGAGTCCACCGTGTGGAGCTGGATTGTTCTGATCTCGGTCCACTCCCAGCTCGACTTCTGCGATCTCTGGAAAGATGGGAATTAGCTGTCCGGTGGAGATGCAACTACAAGAAGACACTAACCAAATGTATCTTATACTGTGCAAGTTCAGTTCACGAGCTTTCCTTGCAACGAAACCAACAATAA